A genomic window from Myotis daubentonii chromosome 4, mMyoDau2.1, whole genome shotgun sequence includes:
- the GLRX gene encoding glutaredoxin-1 produces MQPTCTAQEFVDSHIKPGRMVLFMKPTCPYCRRAEELLCQYPFKRESLVIVDITVTRNTEKIQDYFQQLTGARTVPRIFIGKECIGGCSELQEMDKSGELMVRLIEMGALTP; encoded by the exons ATGCAGCCCACCTGCACGGCCCAGGAGTTTGTGGACAGCCACATCAAGCCTGGGAGGATGGTGCTGTTCATGAAGCCCACCTGCCCCTACTGCCGGCGGGCCGAGGAGCTCCTCTGCCAGTACCCCTTCAAAAGAGAGTCGTTGGTAATTGTGGACATCACCGTCACCAGGAACACAGAGAAGATTCAAGATTATTTCCAACAGCTCACAGGAGCCAGAACG gTACCTCGAATCTTTATCGGTAAAGAGTGTATAGGTGGATGCAGTGAACTACAAGAGATGGATAAAAGTGGGGAACTGATGGTACGGCTAATAGAAATGGGAGCTCTAACGCCGTAA